One genomic segment of Methanothermococcus okinawensis IH1 includes these proteins:
- a CDS encoding helix-turn-helix domain-containing protein has protein sequence MKVHERLLLSLDSNRFIDEFKKILLELNIPLKEFSEISGIPYSTLYKIVQGRDFRVSTLKKIIDTIKEFEKGKDEIDKIAVIAARPSLNKIKTKIYSVNGKDYLLKEYPANSLEECITASIQAEREGVKAIICAPIVSSSIEKVVRVPVAVVIPEKDAFMNALEIVANKI, from the coding sequence ATGAAAGTGCATGAGAGGCTTTTATTAAGCTTGGATTCAAATAGATTTATAGATGAATTTAAAAAAATTCTACTGGAACTTAATATACCGTTAAAGGAATTTTCCGAAATATCAGGTATTCCATATAGCACACTTTATAAAATAGTGCAAGGTAGGGATTTTAGGGTATCAACCCTCAAAAAAATTATAGATACTATAAAGGAATTTGAGAAAGGTAAGGATGAAATTGACAAAATAGCTGTTATTGCTGCTAGACCTTCATTAAATAAAATAAAAACCAAAATATATTCTGTGAATGGTAAAGATTATCTATTAAAAGAATATCCTGCAAATTCCTTGGAGGAATGTATTACTGCGTCGATACAGGCAGAAAGGGAAGGAGTTAAGGCTATAATTTGTGCCCCTATTGTAAGTTCAAGCATTGAAAAGGTAGTAAGAGTCCCCGTTGCAGTTGTAATACCCGAGAAG